In Acinetobacter sp. WCHAc010034, a genomic segment contains:
- a CDS encoding esterase/lipase family protein, which yields MKYGFLLAGLLSAAGMNTAIASQAVQAAAGQVSSSYAKTKYPLVFSHGMAGFITVGADPLGLDYWYQILPDLARNGASAWATRVSPFNSTEVRGEQLLLQVLEIRAISGAAKVNLIGHSHGGPTIRYVAGVRPDVVASLTSIAGPHKGSPVADLVMKAEGTPAEAPLAGAVNLFSKAITWAQGLDPDSYPHDALAGGKSLTLAGAAQFNAKFSLGMPAAACADGKLLDQGVYSYSFAGAGTVTNLLDPDSVLKLTSLLIDGGKDNDGLVSKCSAKFGKTVRDDYNWNHLDEVNQVLGLKALFAPDPVDVYRQHASRLKLQGL from the coding sequence ATGAAATATGGATTTCTGCTTGCAGGCCTGCTGTCCGCAGCCGGCATGAATACCGCAATCGCGTCGCAGGCGGTGCAGGCCGCTGCGGGCCAGGTCAGCTCAAGCTACGCCAAGACCAAATATCCGCTGGTGTTCAGCCACGGCATGGCCGGCTTCATTACCGTTGGAGCCGATCCGCTCGGCCTGGATTACTGGTATCAGATTCTGCCGGATTTGGCGCGCAACGGCGCCAGCGCCTGGGCGACCCGCGTTTCGCCTTTCAACTCGACCGAAGTGCGCGGCGAACAGCTGCTGCTGCAGGTGCTGGAAATCCGCGCCATCAGCGGGGCAGCCAAGGTCAATCTGATCGGCCATTCGCATGGCGGGCCAACCATCCGCTATGTTGCCGGCGTGCGCCCGGATGTGGTCGCGTCCCTGACCAGCATCGCCGGCCCGCATAAGGGCTCGCCGGTGGCGGATCTGGTAATGAAAGCCGAAGGCACGCCTGCTGAAGCACCTTTGGCCGGCGCGGTGAACCTGTTCTCCAAAGCCATTACATGGGCGCAAGGCCTGGACCCGGACAGCTATCCGCATGACGCCTTGGCCGGAGGCAAAAGCCTGACGCTGGCCGGCGCAGCCCAGTTCAACGCCAAATTCTCCTTAGGCATGCCGGCAGCCGCCTGCGCGGACGGCAAGCTGCTGGATCAGGGCGTTTACAGCTATTCATTTGCAGGCGCGGGCACCGTGACCAATCTGCTGGACCCGGACTCCGTCCTCAAGCTTACCAGCCTGCTGATTGACGGCGGCAAAGATAACGATGGCTTAGTCTCCAAATGCAGCGCTAAATTCGGCAAAACCGTCCGCGATGACTACAACTGGAATCATTTGGATGAAGTCAATCAGGTGCTGGGATTAAAAGCGCTGTTTGCGCCCGACCCTGTGGATGTTTACCGCCAGCATGCCAGCCGCCTGAAGCTGCAGGGACTGTAA
- the rimM gene encoding ribosome maturation factor RimM (Essential for efficient processing of 16S rRNA): MTPTQNVPEDRIQIGQLRSAYGLNGWLWVYSNTEPMSNIFDYLPWYIETKAGWQTADVKRWKPHGKGLVVSLKGVADRTAADNLVGANVWISKSQLPQAGVDEYYWSDLKGLTVLGLDEEEQEVNLGQIHELFETGANDVMVVRATPDSVDGEERMIPWHKDVVQRVDLEAGRIYVNWGVDY; this comes from the coding sequence ATGACACCAACACAGAATGTGCCCGAAGATCGAATTCAGATTGGACAGCTGCGTTCAGCATATGGATTAAATGGGTGGCTCTGGGTCTATTCCAATACAGAACCTATGAGCAACATCTTTGACTACCTGCCTTGGTACATAGAAACCAAAGCGGGTTGGCAAACAGCAGATGTAAAACGCTGGAAACCGCATGGCAAAGGCCTGGTTGTTTCGCTGAAAGGTGTGGCTGACCGCACGGCAGCGGATAATCTGGTTGGCGCAAATGTCTGGATATCAAAATCGCAGCTGCCTCAGGCGGGCGTGGATGAGTATTACTGGTCAGATTTGAAGGGCTTAACCGTGTTGGGCCTGGACGAAGAAGAGCAGGAAGTCAATCTCGGTCAAATCCATGAACTGTTTGAAACAGGCGCTAACGATGTGATGGTGGTTCGCGCAACACCTGACAGCGTTGACGGCGAAGAGCGCATGATTCCATGGCATAAAGATGTGGTGCAGCGGGTTGATCTCGAAGCTGGTCGCATCTACGTGAATTGGGGCGTAGATTATTAA
- the rplS gene encoding 50S ribosomal protein L19, translated as MSGKHPLVQAVENAQLKQDIPAFAPGDTVIVQVKVKEGERERLQAFEGVVIAKKNRGLNSAFTVRKISSGVGVERVFQTHSPIVAGIEVKRRGDVRRAKLYYLRELSGKAARIREKLPARKVKA; from the coding sequence ATGAGCGGTAAGCATCCTTTAGTACAAGCTGTTGAAAATGCACAGCTGAAACAAGATATTCCAGCTTTTGCGCCAGGCGATACAGTAATCGTTCAAGTAAAAGTAAAAGAAGGTGAGCGTGAGCGTCTTCAGGCTTTTGAAGGCGTTGTAATCGCGAAGAAAAACCGCGGCTTGAACTCTGCGTTCACAGTGCGTAAAATTTCTAGCGGTGTTGGCGTTGAGCGTGTATTCCAAACTCACTCGCCAATCGTTGCCGGCATCGAAGTGAAACGCCGCGGTGACGTTCGCCGTGCTAAGCTGTACTACCTGCGCGAACTGTCTGGTAAAGCTGCACGTATTCGTGAAAAATTGCCAGCTCGCAAAGTTAAAGCTTAA
- a CDS encoding type IV pilin protein has translation MVMKGFTLIEVMIVVAIIGILAAIAYPSYQESVRKSKRADMQSQLLDTAAKMQKYRIANFTFFKPGTTTAITLSDIGVASAYPISGQQLYDIELKNVTAGSWLLEAKPKTNTMQAPDGAIVLNSRGERCWTKGASSCTPSATTNWDGR, from the coding sequence ATGGTAATGAAAGGCTTTACTTTAATTGAAGTAATGATCGTTGTAGCTATTATCGGAATATTGGCGGCCATAGCTTATCCCTCCTATCAGGAGTCTGTCCGGAAGTCTAAGCGCGCAGACATGCAGTCGCAATTGCTGGATACTGCGGCAAAAATGCAAAAATATAGAATTGCCAATTTTACATTTTTTAAGCCAGGAACAACGACAGCTATTACGCTGAGCGATATTGGTGTTGCAAGCGCTTATCCTATATCAGGCCAGCAACTTTACGATATTGAGCTGAAAAATGTAACTGCTGGGTCTTGGCTGCTGGAAGCGAAACCTAAAACAAATACAATGCAGGCACCTGATGGCGCAATTGTATTGAATTCCCGCGGTGAAAGATGCTGGACGAAAGGCGCTTCCAGCTGTACACCATCAGCCACAACAAACTGGGACGGCCGCTGA
- the trmD gene encoding tRNA (guanosine(37)-N1)-methyltransferase TrmD, with translation MFFAVITLFPEMFEAITAYGISGRAAKREIVQVHCINPREFAEGSYKRVDERPFGGGPGMVMMAEPLAKAIQHAKQLAEQAGAVHVPVVYMSPQGKTLNEPAVQQFAEYDGLIVLCGRYEGVDERLIQKYVDQEWSIGDYVLSGGELPAMVLLDSIIRRLPGAMSDEQSHVQDSFVDGLLDCPQYTKPDHFEGLDVPDVLKSGHHANIEKWRFLQRYQRTKERRPELADNVELTKQQKKWLKDLDTQ, from the coding sequence GTGTTTTTTGCAGTCATAACGCTTTTTCCTGAAATGTTTGAAGCGATTACAGCCTACGGTATCAGCGGGCGCGCAGCGAAGCGTGAGATTGTGCAAGTTCATTGCATCAATCCGCGGGAATTTGCTGAGGGTAGCTACAAGCGGGTGGATGAACGCCCGTTTGGCGGCGGCCCCGGCATGGTGATGATGGCTGAGCCTCTGGCGAAAGCGATCCAGCATGCCAAACAGCTTGCAGAGCAAGCGGGAGCGGTTCATGTTCCTGTGGTGTATATGTCGCCGCAAGGAAAAACCTTGAATGAGCCTGCAGTGCAGCAGTTTGCCGAATATGACGGACTGATTGTGCTGTGCGGGCGCTATGAAGGGGTCGATGAGCGTTTGATCCAGAAATATGTTGATCAGGAATGGTCAATTGGAGACTACGTTTTATCCGGCGGTGAACTTCCTGCGATGGTTTTATTGGACAGCATTATCCGGAGGCTTCCGGGCGCGATGTCTGATGAGCAGTCTCATGTGCAGGACTCATTTGTGGACGGCCTTTTGGACTGTCCGCAATATACCAAGCCAGACCATTTTGAAGGTTTGGATGTTCCAGACGTTTTAAAGTCAGGACACCATGCCAATATTGAAAAATGGCGGTTTTTGCAGCGTTATCAGCGAACCAAAGAACGCCGGCCTGAGCTGGCGGACAATGTTGAGTTGACGAAGCAGCAAAAAAAATGGCTAAAAGATTTGGATACCCAATAA
- the rpsP gene encoding 30S ribosomal protein S16, giving the protein MVVIRLARGGAKKRPFYQVIVTDSRNARDGRFIERIGFFNPTAQGKAEKLRLDADRFAHWVAQGAQPSERVASLAAQAKKAAAAA; this is encoded by the coding sequence ATGGTAGTTATTCGCCTAGCACGCGGTGGTGCTAAAAAACGTCCGTTCTATCAAGTTATTGTAACTGATAGCCGCAATGCGCGTGACGGCCGTTTCATCGAACGTATTGGCTTCTTCAACCCGACAGCTCAAGGTAAAGCAGAAAAACTCCGTTTAGACGCTGACCGTTTTGCTCACTGGGTTGCTCAAGGCGCTCAACCTTCAGAACGCGTTGCTTCTTTAGCTGCTCAAGCTAAAAAAGCTGCAGCTGCTGCATAA